Proteins from a single region of Amycolatopsis sp. CA-230715:
- a CDS encoding putative cobaltochelatase encodes MRPYPFSAVVGMADLRLALVLSAISPSIGGVLVRGEKGTAKSTMVRALAALLPEVDVVDGCRFSCSPSAPDPACPDGPHDAPSVSRRPARLVELPVGAAEDRVVGSLNLERALGEGVTDYQPGLLAAAHRGLLYVDEVNLLHDHLVDTLLDAAAMGRATVEREGVSVSHAARFVLIGTMNPEEGELRPQLLDRFGLTVEVASSRDPAQRVEVVRRRLAYESDPDTFAASYAEADATLAIEIEAAQRFLPEVVLTDAALRQIAEVCAAFEVDGMRADIVTARTAVAHAAWAGRAEVSTEDIRVAARLALPHRRRRNPFDAPGIEEEQLEQALSDAEPPEQGPDDDGPGSGAEPPSTEDEPTGSPGEQSGGGGGTDTSTVGAGKPYRAKLLAVSGTGEGAQGRRSRAVTDTGRTVGVQPSSVREGRPHLLATVRAAAPHQRARGRSGTGLVLRGSDLRFARREGKEGNLVLFCVDASGSMGARSRMREVKAAVLSLLLDAYQRRDKVGLVTFRGNAAELALPPTISVEAAAARLETLPTGGRTPLAEGLLKAEHVLRVERLRDPRRRPLLVVVTDGRATSGADAVAHSRAAAGLLAGQGIASVVMDCETGKMRLGLGAALAEALGAERLPLAEVAAESLTGAVRARTGRAA; translated from the coding sequence ATGCGGCCGTATCCGTTCAGCGCCGTGGTCGGGATGGCCGATCTGCGGCTGGCGCTGGTGCTTTCCGCGATCTCCCCGTCGATCGGCGGGGTGCTCGTGCGGGGCGAGAAGGGCACCGCGAAATCGACCATGGTGCGCGCGCTGGCCGCGCTGCTGCCCGAGGTCGACGTGGTCGATGGCTGCCGGTTCTCGTGCTCGCCGTCGGCACCGGACCCCGCCTGCCCCGACGGCCCGCACGACGCGCCGTCCGTGTCACGGCGCCCGGCGCGCCTGGTCGAACTGCCCGTCGGCGCGGCCGAGGACCGGGTGGTCGGGTCGCTGAACCTGGAACGGGCGCTCGGCGAAGGCGTCACGGACTACCAGCCCGGCCTGCTCGCCGCCGCGCACCGCGGCCTGCTCTACGTCGACGAGGTGAACCTGCTCCACGACCACCTCGTGGACACGCTGCTCGACGCCGCCGCGATGGGGCGCGCGACGGTGGAGCGCGAGGGCGTTTCCGTCTCGCACGCCGCCCGGTTCGTGCTGATCGGCACGATGAACCCCGAGGAGGGCGAGCTGCGGCCGCAGCTCCTCGACCGGTTCGGGCTCACCGTCGAGGTCGCCTCCAGCCGCGATCCCGCCCAGCGGGTCGAGGTGGTGCGGCGCAGGCTCGCCTACGAGTCCGATCCGGACACGTTCGCCGCGTCCTACGCCGAGGCCGACGCCACGCTCGCGATCGAAATCGAAGCGGCGCAACGGTTTCTGCCCGAGGTAGTGCTGACCGACGCCGCGTTGCGCCAGATCGCCGAGGTGTGCGCCGCGTTCGAAGTGGACGGGATGCGCGCGGACATCGTCACCGCGCGCACCGCGGTCGCGCACGCCGCGTGGGCAGGCCGCGCCGAAGTGTCCACTGAGGACATCCGGGTGGCGGCGCGGCTCGCGCTGCCGCACCGGCGCAGGCGCAACCCGTTCGACGCGCCCGGTATCGAAGAGGAGCAACTGGAGCAGGCGCTTTCCGACGCCGAACCACCCGAGCAGGGACCGGACGACGACGGGCCGGGTTCGGGTGCCGAGCCACCGTCCACTGAGGACGAACCGACGGGATCGCCTGGGGAGCAGAGCGGGGGCGGTGGGGGCACCGACACTTCCACGGTCGGCGCCGGAAAGCCTTACCGCGCAAAGCTGCTCGCCGTTTCCGGCACCGGTGAAGGAGCGCAGGGTCGCCGGTCCAGGGCCGTCACGGACACCGGGCGGACGGTCGGCGTGCAGCCGTCGTCCGTGCGCGAGGGCAGGCCGCACCTGCTCGCCACCGTGCGAGCCGCCGCGCCGCACCAGCGCGCGCGAGGGCGGTCCGGCACCGGGCTCGTGCTGCGCGGGAGCGACCTCCGGTTCGCGCGGCGCGAGGGCAAGGAAGGCAACCTCGTCCTGTTCTGCGTGGACGCGTCGGGCTCGATGGGCGCGCGTTCGCGGATGCGCGAGGTGAAGGCCGCCGTGCTGTCGCTGCTGCTCGACGCCTACCAGCGGCGCGACAAGGTCGGCCTGGTCACCTTCCGCGGGAACGCCGCGGAACTGGCGCTGCCGCCGACGATCAGCGTCGAGGCCGCCGCCGCGCGGCTGGAAACCCTGCCGACCGGCGGGCGGACACCGCTCGCCGAAGGGCTGCTCAAGGCGGAGCACGTGCTGCGGGTCGAGCGCCTGCGCGACCCGAGGCGGCGGCCGCTGCTGGTCGTGGTCACCGACGGGCGCGCGACCAGCGGCGCCGACGCTGTCGCGCATTCGCGAGCCGCGGCCGGATTGCTCGCGGGGCAAGGGATCGCGTCGGTCGTGATGGATTGCGAGACCGGCAAGATGCGGCTCGGGCTCGGTGC
- the cbiE gene encoding precorrin-6y C5,15-methyltransferase (decarboxylating) subunit CbiE, whose protein sequence is MSETVTVAGIGADGWAGLCRDAREAITSADVVYGGPRQLALIGDHPGKRPWPSPLLPALDGLFDEPGRICVLASGDPMLAGIGTTLVRRLGADRVRILPSVSSVALARARLGWSAEETEVVRVVGHSADRVTRALAPGARLLVLSGDASTPATLAALLRRTGYGPSRLTVLEELGGPAENQADGTADDWDRAEGAALNLIAVDCELAPCGQALPTLPGLPDDAYEHDGQLTKRDLRALALARLAPAPGELLWDVGAGAGSVGIEWMRAHPRNRAIAVERDPGRAARIDRNATALGVPDLDVVVGEAPGALSGLAAPDAVFVGGGLTTALAECLAAQPKRLVAHGVTVEAEQLLAAAHRDHGGELTRVAVEQAAPLGGFTGWTPSRTVTQWSVTP, encoded by the coding sequence GTGAGCGAGACGGTGACGGTGGCAGGAATCGGAGCGGACGGCTGGGCCGGGCTGTGCCGGGACGCGCGCGAGGCGATCACCAGCGCGGACGTCGTGTACGGCGGTCCGCGCCAGCTCGCGCTCATCGGCGACCACCCCGGCAAGCGGCCGTGGCCGAGCCCGCTGCTGCCCGCGCTCGACGGGCTGTTCGACGAGCCGGGGCGGATCTGCGTGCTGGCGAGCGGGGACCCGATGCTCGCCGGGATCGGCACGACGCTGGTGCGCAGGCTGGGCGCCGACCGGGTGCGGATCCTGCCGAGCGTGTCCTCGGTCGCGCTGGCCAGGGCCAGGCTCGGCTGGTCGGCCGAGGAGACCGAGGTGGTCAGGGTGGTCGGACATTCGGCCGATCGCGTGACCCGCGCGCTGGCGCCCGGCGCGCGCCTGCTGGTGCTCAGCGGCGACGCGAGCACCCCGGCGACCCTGGCCGCGCTGCTGCGGCGCACCGGGTACGGCCCGAGCCGGCTGACCGTGCTGGAAGAACTCGGCGGGCCTGCCGAAAACCAGGCCGACGGCACCGCGGACGACTGGGATCGCGCCGAGGGCGCCGCGCTGAACCTCATCGCGGTCGACTGCGAACTGGCTCCGTGCGGTCAAGCGCTTCCCACGCTCCCCGGCCTCCCCGACGACGCCTACGAGCACGACGGCCAGCTGACGAAACGCGATCTGCGCGCGCTCGCACTGGCCAGGCTGGCGCCCGCGCCCGGTGAGCTGCTGTGGGACGTCGGGGCGGGCGCGGGCAGCGTCGGGATCGAATGGATGCGCGCGCATCCCCGCAACCGGGCGATCGCCGTCGAACGAGACCCGGGGCGCGCGGCGCGCATCGACCGCAACGCGACCGCGCTCGGCGTGCCGGATCTCGACGTCGTCGTCGGCGAGGCGCCGGGAGCGCTGTCCGGGCTGGCCGCGCCGGACGCGGTGTTCGTCGGCGGCGGCCTCACCACGGCACTGGCCGAATGCCTTGCGGCGCAACCGAAACGACTCGTCGCGCACGGTGTCACGGTCGAAGCGGAACAGCTCCTCGCCGCCGCGCACCGCGACCACGGCGGCGAGCTGACCAGGGTGGCCGTCGAGCAGGCGGCGCCGCTGGGCGGGTTCACCGGATGGACGCCGTCGAGGACCGTGACCCAGTGGAGCGTGACGCCATGA
- the cobM gene encoding precorrin-4 C(11)-methyltransferase yields the protein MTVHFIGAGPGAADLITVRGRDLLARCRVCLYPGSLTPKDLLAHCPGDARLVDTAGLSLDEIVAELVAAHEQGLDVARLCSGDPSLYSAVAEQVRRLDDAGVPYAMTPGVPAFAAAAAVLGHELTVPTVGQSLVITRVQARSTKMPPGENLATFAASGATLALHLAVNRIERVVDELLPHYGEDCPVAVVFRATHREERVLRGTLGDIAGQVREAGIDRAAMIFVGKVLAADGFPDSFLYSADRDRSKMPPSF from the coding sequence ATGACCGTGCACTTCATCGGCGCGGGCCCCGGCGCCGCCGACCTGATCACCGTGCGCGGCCGCGACCTCCTCGCGCGCTGCCGGGTCTGCCTGTACCCAGGCAGCCTGACCCCGAAGGACCTGCTCGCGCACTGCCCCGGCGACGCGCGGCTGGTCGACACCGCGGGGCTTTCGCTCGACGAGATCGTGGCGGAACTCGTCGCCGCGCACGAACAGGGCCTCGACGTCGCGCGCCTCTGCTCGGGCGACCCGTCGCTCTACAGCGCCGTCGCCGAGCAGGTGCGCCGGCTCGACGACGCGGGCGTGCCGTACGCGATGACGCCCGGTGTCCCTGCTTTCGCCGCGGCGGCCGCCGTGCTCGGCCACGAGCTGACCGTGCCGACGGTCGGGCAGAGCCTGGTGATCACGCGCGTGCAGGCGCGCTCGACGAAGATGCCGCCCGGCGAGAACCTCGCGACGTTCGCGGCGAGCGGCGCGACGCTGGCGCTGCACCTCGCGGTGAACCGGATCGAGCGGGTGGTCGACGAGCTGCTCCCGCACTACGGCGAGGACTGCCCCGTCGCGGTCGTGTTCCGCGCGACGCACCGCGAAGAGCGCGTGCTGCGCGGCACGCTCGGCGACATCGCGGGCCAGGTCCGCGAGGCGGGGATCGACCGCGCCGCGATGATCTTCGTCGGGAAGGTGCTCGCCGCGGACGGGTTCCCGGACAGCTTCCTGTACTCGGCGGACCGGGACCGCTCGAAAATGCCGCCGTCGTTCTGA
- a CDS encoding cobalt-precorrin-6A reductase, with amino-acid sequence MTVLVLGGTAEARELAAELHARGIGVVSSLAGRVSAPRLPEGEVRIGGFGGPHGFAAWLADQRITAVVDATHPFAERISASAVTACRLAGKPLLRLERPGWEQGPGDDWHWVADLGEAARVAPALGRRIFLTSGRQGLAAFAHLAEPWFLVRCVDPPSPPLPPKAEVVLARGPYTIASELSLLCEHGIDVLVTKDSGGAHTSAKLTACRDLGIPVVLVRRPDRGGAASVATVPAALRWVLGIR; translated from the coding sequence ATGACCGTCCTGGTGCTCGGCGGCACGGCCGAGGCGCGCGAACTGGCCGCCGAACTGCACGCGCGCGGCATCGGCGTGGTGTCTTCGCTGGCGGGCCGGGTCAGCGCGCCGCGCCTGCCCGAGGGCGAGGTGCGGATCGGCGGGTTCGGCGGCCCGCACGGGTTCGCGGCGTGGCTCGCCGACCAGCGGATCACCGCGGTCGTCGACGCGACGCACCCGTTCGCCGAGCGCATCAGCGCCTCCGCGGTCACCGCGTGCCGCCTCGCCGGGAAGCCGCTGCTGCGGCTGGAACGGCCCGGCTGGGAGCAGGGCCCCGGCGACGACTGGCACTGGGTCGCCGATCTCGGCGAGGCCGCGCGCGTCGCGCCGGCGCTGGGGCGGCGGATCTTCCTCACCAGCGGGCGGCAGGGCCTCGCCGCGTTCGCGCACCTGGCCGAGCCGTGGTTCCTGGTGCGCTGCGTCGACCCGCCGTCCCCGCCGCTGCCGCCGAAGGCCGAGGTCGTGCTGGCCCGCGGCCCGTACACGATCGCGTCCGAACTGTCGCTTCTGTGCGAGCACGGCATCGACGTGCTGGTGACCAAGGACAGCGGCGGCGCGCACACGTCGGCGAAGCTCACCGCCTGCCGCGACCTCGGCATTCCGGTCGTCCTCGTGCGGCGGCCGGACCGGGGCGGGGCGGCGTCGGTGGCGACCGTTCCAGCGGCGCTCCGCTGGGTGCTCGGGATCCGGTAA
- a CDS encoding arabinosyltransferase domain-containing protein codes for MWTATRQPPGDRDEEKDPEHPEGDARTSAVERRHLWRLLAIVFGLVAAGCALAYPFLPVVQDTAKIVWPAGNDTRSVNAPLVGYWAQDMRVDLPCPTVKSVDSRTGGSGVLFSTVPSARSEKGAGMLLRVENGLLTASNRGEQVVRQPLPPSGCDVKITSDVNRTKIFVGGIPVYDANGDSRPRVVGIYTDISGAKDPTAGLQVTITPDTRYQSSPTGWKVGIGVVGVLAIIASLIAVNRLDIGFARRAPRWAPVGWWRLTARDFTVFGALGAWVFIGPVTSDDGYILTMAKVTEATGYLTNYHRWFGVAEAPFGWFYHVYELMTHVSMVPPWIRLPSFLLGALSWLLISREVMPRLGSQVRVSRAAGWAAAMVFLVWWMPYNNGVRPEPVAAVGSLLALCAVERTLVTRRMLPLCLGLLAAAFTLAATPTGLIAVAPFLVAARPLYQLLRSRARESSWLTVLGPIMGSGFLVLIVIFADQTFASVQEATRLRTQVGPSLSWFEELSRYELLFENSADGSAARRFPVLLLILCTGVCLVMLLRRGRIQGAALGPARRLIGTVAIFFVMLALTPTKWTHHFGAFAAVGAAMAALTGLATSSTVLRSKRNRAAFVAGLLVVAALAATGPNAYWFVSNIGVPWGDKAISVGGFSLSTVLLIAAAVAGIVAFVENVRAHRPHQPVAPQEGRGRSLKLGSISLVAVCGLVAFGEFGSMAKAIQKGWGSYSFGAANVSHLFGKNCNLSDHVMVERDPVSSVLSPVTDKTVPLTEAEKKKKQEDSGGGVGGIGALPPPPDEGNQKTQVGFHTTGTLDKDPLTDPPHGFKPSKVPMWSSYQDGGASVGRLRTDWYGLPEERADGQVVVAVNAYPGKATSVQVEFGEQTPQGVHIVKSQDALSNGGGSGSWSDVRIGIGDLPKNVTTVRVVAKDDDLTQDGWVAVTAPRVPTFTTLTERVGKAPVYMDWPASFAYPCMNPVTSHDGISEMPAYRITAGSLAVEGEVGSNKGGGPIGWIEEVADEPEVPSFLKNKPEQAWGQLMQVEPYTDGVAPQVVRGQEVHPGWWTPGPGPRQPNGHTQTR; via the coding sequence ATGTGGACCGCCACCAGGCAACCTCCGGGCGACCGTGACGAGGAGAAGGACCCGGAACACCCCGAAGGCGACGCACGGACGAGCGCGGTGGAGCGCAGGCACCTGTGGCGCCTGCTCGCGATCGTGTTCGGGCTCGTCGCCGCGGGCTGCGCTCTCGCCTACCCGTTCCTCCCGGTCGTGCAGGACACCGCGAAGATCGTGTGGCCGGCGGGCAACGACACCAGATCGGTGAACGCGCCGCTCGTCGGCTACTGGGCGCAGGACATGCGCGTCGACCTGCCGTGCCCGACGGTGAAATCGGTCGACTCCCGCACCGGTGGCTCCGGCGTGCTCTTCTCGACGGTGCCGTCGGCGCGCTCGGAAAAGGGCGCCGGCATGCTGCTGCGGGTCGAGAACGGCCTGCTGACCGCGTCGAACCGCGGCGAGCAGGTGGTGCGCCAGCCGCTGCCGCCGAGCGGCTGCGACGTCAAGATCACCTCGGATGTCAACCGCACCAAGATCTTCGTCGGCGGCATCCCGGTGTACGACGCGAACGGCGACTCCCGCCCGCGCGTGGTCGGCATCTACACCGACATCTCCGGCGCGAAGGACCCGACCGCGGGCCTGCAGGTGACAATCACGCCCGACACGCGCTACCAGTCGTCGCCGACGGGCTGGAAGGTCGGCATCGGCGTGGTCGGCGTGCTCGCCATCATCGCCAGCCTGATCGCGGTGAACCGGCTCGACATCGGCTTCGCGAGACGAGCGCCGCGCTGGGCCCCGGTCGGCTGGTGGCGGCTGACCGCGCGCGACTTCACGGTGTTCGGCGCGCTCGGCGCGTGGGTCTTCATCGGGCCGGTGACCTCGGACGACGGCTACATCCTCACGATGGCCAAGGTCACCGAGGCCACCGGGTACCTGACGAACTACCACAGATGGTTCGGGGTCGCGGAGGCCCCGTTCGGCTGGTTCTACCACGTGTACGAGCTGATGACGCACGTCAGCATGGTGCCGCCGTGGATCCGGCTGCCCTCGTTCCTGCTCGGGGCGCTGAGCTGGCTGCTGATCAGCCGCGAGGTGATGCCGCGGCTGGGCAGCCAGGTGCGGGTGAGCCGCGCCGCGGGCTGGGCGGCCGCGATGGTGTTCCTGGTCTGGTGGATGCCGTACAACAACGGCGTCCGCCCGGAACCGGTCGCCGCGGTCGGTTCGCTGCTGGCGCTGTGCGCCGTCGAGCGGACCCTGGTCACGCGCCGCATGCTGCCGCTGTGCCTCGGCCTGCTGGCCGCCGCGTTCACCCTGGCCGCGACCCCGACCGGGCTGATCGCGGTGGCGCCGTTCCTGGTCGCCGCGCGCCCGCTCTACCAGCTACTGCGGTCGAGAGCGCGGGAAAGCAGCTGGCTCACCGTGCTGGGGCCGATCATGGGCTCCGGTTTCCTGGTGCTCATCGTGATCTTCGCGGACCAGACCTTCGCCAGCGTCCAGGAGGCGACGCGGCTGCGCACCCAGGTCGGGCCGAGCCTGTCGTGGTTCGAGGAGCTGTCCCGGTACGAGCTGCTGTTCGAGAACTCGGCCGACGGTTCGGCCGCGCGCCGCTTCCCGGTGCTGCTGCTCATCCTCTGCACCGGCGTGTGCCTGGTGATGCTGTTGCGCCGCGGCCGCATCCAGGGCGCCGCGCTCGGGCCCGCCCGCCGTCTCATCGGGACGGTCGCGATCTTCTTCGTGATGCTGGCGCTCACGCCGACGAAGTGGACGCACCACTTCGGCGCGTTCGCCGCGGTGGGCGCCGCGATGGCCGCGCTGACCGGGCTGGCGACCAGTTCCACCGTGCTGCGGTCCAAACGCAACAGAGCCGCGTTCGTCGCGGGGCTGCTGGTGGTCGCGGCACTCGCGGCGACGGGGCCCAACGCGTACTGGTTCGTGTCGAACATCGGCGTCCCGTGGGGCGACAAGGCGATTTCGGTCGGCGGGTTCTCGCTGTCCACGGTGCTGCTGATCGCCGCGGCGGTCGCCGGGATCGTGGCGTTCGTGGAGAACGTGCGCGCCCACCGTCCACATCAGCCGGTCGCGCCGCAGGAGGGCCGTGGCCGGTCGCTGAAGCTCGGGTCGATCTCGCTGGTCGCGGTGTGCGGACTGGTCGCCTTCGGCGAGTTCGGCAGCATGGCCAAGGCGATCCAGAAGGGCTGGGGCAGTTACAGCTTCGGCGCGGCGAACGTGTCGCACCTGTTCGGCAAGAACTGCAACCTCTCCGATCACGTGATGGTGGAGCGCGACCCGGTTTCGAGCGTGCTCAGCCCGGTGACCGACAAGACGGTGCCGCTCACCGAGGCGGAGAAGAAAAAGAAGCAGGAGGACAGCGGCGGCGGGGTCGGCGGCATCGGCGCGCTTCCCCCGCCACCGGACGAGGGCAACCAGAAGACGCAGGTCGGGTTCCACACCACCGGCACCCTCGACAAGGACCCGCTGACCGATCCGCCGCACGGCTTCAAACCGTCGAAGGTGCCGATGTGGAGCAGCTACCAGGACGGCGGCGCTTCGGTCGGCAGGCTCCGCACCGACTGGTACGGGCTGCCGGAGGAGCGCGCGGACGGTCAGGTCGTGGTCGCGGTCAACGCCTACCCCGGCAAGGCCACCTCGGTGCAGGTCGAGTTCGGTGAGCAGACCCCGCAGGGCGTGCACATCGTGAAGAGCCAGGACGCGCTGTCGAACGGCGGCGGCTCGGGAAGCTGGTCCGACGTGCGCATCGGCATCGGCGACCTGCCGAAGAACGTCACCACGGTGCGAGTGGTCGCGAAGGACGACGACCTCACCCAGGACGGCTGGGTCGCGGTGACGGCGCCGCGCGTGCCGACGTTCACCACGCTCACCGAGCGCGTCGGCAAGGCACCGGTCTACATGGACTGGCCCGCGTCCTTCGCCTACCCGTGCATGAACCCGGTGACCTCGCACGACGGGATCTCCGAGATGCCCGCCTACCGGATCACCGCGGGTTCGCTCGCGGTGGAGGGCGAGGTCGGCTCCAACAAGGGCGGCGGTCCGATCGGCTGGATCGAGGAGGTCGCGGACGAGCCCGAGGTGCCGAGCTTCCTCAAGAACAAGCCGGAACAGGCGTGGGGCCAGCTGATGCAGGTCGAGCCGTACACCGACGGCGTGGCACCGCAGGTGGTGCGCGGCCAGGAGGTGCACCCCGGCTGGTGGACCCCTGGCCCCGGCCCGCGCCAGCCGAACGGGCACACGCAAACGCGCTAG
- a CDS encoding precorrin-2 C(20)-methyltransferase: MTGVLYGVGLGPGDPELVTVKAARLIGGADVIAYHSARHGRSIARSVAAPYLTEGQLEERLVYPVTTETTDHPGGYEGAIAEFYELSAKRLAEHLDAGRSVVVLCEGDPFFYGSYMYMHERLADRYEAHVVPGVTSVSAAAAVLGRPLVQRDEVLTVLPGTLPAPELARRLADTDAAAILKLGRTFGAVGEALEESGRMPEASYVERATWGAQRVADFAEVEPGTVPYFSLAVVPSPAYAARKSGQDEPMSAGREPATGGEVVVVGLGPAGEQWLTPEAAAELAAAEHLVGYGPYLAKVPQRAGQTRHASGNRVEADRAREALGLARAGAKVAVVSSGDPGVFAMASAVLEQAEDAEWAGVGVRVVPGVTAAQAAASRVGAPLGHDYCVLSLSDRLKPWDVIERRLDAAGAADLVLALYNPASRSRTTQLATAKEVLLRHREPQTPVVIARAVGSAEESVTVTTLDGLDPSEVDMRCLLIVGSSRTRSAGGTVYTPRSY; encoded by the coding sequence GTGACCGGTGTGCTCTACGGGGTCGGGCTCGGGCCGGGCGATCCCGAGCTGGTGACGGTGAAGGCGGCGCGGCTCATCGGCGGCGCCGACGTGATCGCCTACCACAGCGCGCGCCACGGCCGCAGCATCGCGCGCTCCGTCGCCGCGCCCTACCTGACCGAAGGCCAGCTCGAGGAGCGGCTCGTCTACCCCGTCACCACCGAGACCACCGACCACCCCGGCGGGTACGAGGGCGCGATCGCGGAGTTCTACGAGCTGAGCGCGAAACGGCTCGCCGAGCACCTCGACGCCGGGCGGTCCGTCGTCGTGCTGTGCGAGGGTGACCCGTTCTTCTACGGCTCCTACATGTACATGCACGAGCGGCTCGCCGATCGGTACGAGGCGCACGTCGTCCCCGGCGTCACCTCGGTCAGCGCGGCGGCCGCGGTGCTCGGGCGCCCGCTCGTGCAGCGCGACGAGGTGCTCACCGTGCTGCCCGGCACGCTGCCCGCCCCGGAGCTGGCGCGGCGGCTCGCGGACACCGACGCGGCCGCGATCCTCAAGCTGGGCAGGACCTTCGGCGCGGTGGGCGAGGCGCTCGAAGAGTCCGGCCGGATGCCCGAAGCGTCCTATGTGGAGCGTGCGACCTGGGGTGCGCAGCGGGTGGCGGACTTCGCCGAGGTCGAGCCGGGCACCGTGCCGTACTTCTCGCTCGCCGTCGTGCCCAGCCCCGCCTACGCGGCGCGCAAGTCCGGTCAGGACGAACCCATGTCCGCCGGACGGGAGCCCGCGACCGGCGGCGAGGTCGTCGTGGTCGGGCTCGGCCCGGCGGGAGAGCAGTGGCTCACCCCGGAGGCGGCGGCGGAACTGGCCGCGGCGGAGCACCTCGTCGGCTACGGGCCGTACCTGGCGAAGGTGCCGCAGCGAGCCGGGCAGACGCGGCACGCCTCGGGCAACCGCGTCGAAGCGGACCGCGCGCGCGAAGCGCTCGGCCTCGCCCGCGCGGGCGCCAAGGTGGCCGTGGTGTCCTCCGGCGACCCCGGCGTGTTCGCCATGGCCTCCGCGGTGCTCGAACAGGCCGAGGACGCCGAATGGGCCGGGGTCGGCGTGCGGGTCGTGCCGGGTGTGACGGCCGCGCAGGCCGCCGCGTCCAGGGTCGGCGCCCCGCTCGGCCACGACTACTGCGTGCTGTCCCTTTCGGACCGGCTCAAGCCGTGGGACGTGATCGAGCGCAGGCTCGACGCGGCGGGCGCGGCCGATCTGGTGCTGGCGCTCTACAACCCGGCCTCCCGCAGCCGCACCACACAGCTCGCCACGGCGAAGGAAGTGCTGCTGCGCCACCGGGAACCGCAAACGCCCGTGGTGATCGCCAGGGCCGTCGGCAGCGCGGAGGAATCGGTCACCGTGACCACATTGGACGGACTCGATCCGTCCGAAGTGGACATGCGCTGCCTGCTGATCGTCGGTTCCTCCCGCACGAGGAGTGCGGGAGGAACCGTCTACACGCCGCGGTCGTACTAG
- a CDS encoding precorrin-8X methylmutase — MTDYIRDGAEIYRRSFATIRDEADLAILPEDVAGVAVRMIHACGMVDLVDDLAYSLDVVESARAALRSGAPILCDAMMIASGITRTRLPAANDVVCTLTAPAVPGLAERMGTTRSAAAMELWRDRLAGSVVAIGNAPTALFRLLELIDEGAGVPAAILGVPVGFVGAEESKVELVKRAPAPYLVVRGRRGGSAMAVAAVNALAAENEGIIR, encoded by the coding sequence GTGACCGACTACATCCGCGACGGCGCGGAGATCTACCGCCGTTCGTTCGCCACCATCCGGGACGAGGCGGACCTCGCGATCCTGCCCGAGGACGTGGCGGGTGTCGCGGTCCGGATGATCCACGCGTGCGGGATGGTCGACCTCGTCGACGACCTCGCCTACTCGCTCGACGTGGTGGAATCGGCGCGCGCGGCGCTGAGGTCGGGCGCGCCGATCCTGTGCGACGCCATGATGATCGCCAGCGGGATCACCCGCACCCGGCTGCCCGCCGCCAACGACGTCGTGTGCACGCTGACCGCCCCCGCCGTGCCGGGGCTGGCCGAGCGGATGGGCACCACCAGGTCCGCGGCCGCGATGGAGCTGTGGCGGGACCGGCTGGCCGGATCCGTCGTCGCGATCGGCAACGCGCCGACCGCGTTGTTCCGCTTGCTGGAACTCATCGACGAAGGCGCTGGTGTGCCCGCCGCGATTCTCGGCGTCCCGGTCGGTTTCGTCGGCGCCGAAGAGTCCAAGGTGGAGTTGGTGAAGCGCGCGCCAGCGCCGTACCTCGTGGTGCGGGGCAGGCGGGGCGGCAGCGCGATGGCGGTCGCCGCGGTGAACGCACTGGCCGCCGAGAACGAAGGGATCATCCGGTGA